In Verrucomicrobiota bacterium, the genomic window CTTGCCGGCCACAGTGCGAAGTGCGGATGATGCGGCCGGCACGGCCTTGGTTACATGCGGCGAGGCGGAACTGACGGCCGCGTACGGGGGCGGTAAGCTAAGCTCCGGAATGGCAGTGCTCGTGGGGTTCCGGGCGCAGGAGGCGTGGCTGCTTGGCACGGAAGAACCGCCCGAGGGCGCCAACATGCTCGAAGGCACGGTCGGGGCGCTGCTCAGCTACGGGAGCACGGACACGCTTGTGGCCAAGGTTGCCACACTTGGGCAGGAGGTTGAAGTCGCCGTGCCGCGCTTGGCGTCGGCGCAGCACCGTCTGGCCGACGGAGCACGTGTGCGGATTGCCGTGCCGCCTGGCGCGCTCTGGCTGGTCGAGCGCGACTAGGTGGGTGTCGAGCCGTTGAGAAGCCTGCGGATCAGGGGCACGATCACGCTCGCGAAGAAGATCAGAACGACAAAGCCGTTGAACACGATGCCGATGATGGCGGGGATGTGATGCTCGCCCCGCATGTTGACGCCGACGATGCCCAGGGCCAGACCAAGAAACGCCACCCCTCCAACGATCCGGAACCACCAGGTCAGAAACGGCGTCTTGTCCCCGTACTGGCCCGCGTCGAGCAGCACCCATACGGCCAACAGCGCGACCGCGATCAGGCCGACCTTGAAGGAGAGCGATCCCCAGGGATTGAACGCGCCCTCTTCCATAACTACGGCCCGGACCTTCGGCCGGTCGATGGAGCGGGTTCTGTCGCCGGCCTTGCCGTTAGCCGCTCTGGTCTCAATCGCCTTGATACGCGACAGCTTTTGGTAGGCGTCCCGCGCGGCGTTGCGAACAGCGTCGTCGAGCTCGTTCTCGATGGCCCAGTGCAGGGCAGGCAGGGCGTGGTCCTTGTCGAGCGTGCTCAACTCCTCGATGGCGGCCAAGCGCACGCCGTTGTCGAGGTCGCCGAGTCGCACGATGAGCGCGTCAACGCGTGCCTTGATTTCCCCCATGACACAGATCTCCCGCGTCCAGATCCTCTCTGGCAACTGCTTACCCGGGCACAGTGTAGGGGGGCGGGCAGAGGGAGCGCAACCGAAAAGAGCCGCCGACGAGGCCGCCTCGAACGTTGCCCGGCGGATACCGCCCTGCTATGGTGTCGCCGTCACCTGACAGGCGAGGAGGCGATGGAGCAGTCCCGAGCAACCCCGACGAAGGCAACGTGGCCTGCGCGGCTGGCGTTTGCGCTCTCGGCAGTGATGAGCCCCGTGTTTGTGGCGACGGCAGCGATGGCGCTGGCCGTCCTCAAGTTCACGTCGGGCGCTGCGGCGCTCTCGTCTCTCGTGGTGATGGTCGTCTTCGGCAGCGCGTTCGGGATGGCGCTGGCTTATGTGCGCGCGCGGCGCAAGGGACTGAGCGACCTGCATATCCACGAGCGGCGCGACCGGCCGGGCTTCTTCCTGCTCTGCATGGCGGCGGCGCTGGCCGGCGAAGCGGTGCTGGCGGTGATGCGATCACCCGTCGGGGTGCTTGTATTCATGGGCGCGTACGCGGCGTGCCTGGGCCTCATCGCTCTGACGACGCTGGCGACGAAGCCAAGCGTCCATTGTGCGACGATGACGGCGTTTGCGGGTGCGCTGCTCGTCGTTGAACCGATTGGGGTGCCGTTCGCGGCGGCGGGGCTTGTGGGACTGGTGTGGGCGCGCCTGCACCGCCGGCGGCACACGCTCGCCCAGTGCCTGTACGGGATCGCCATCGGCGTGGCGACGGTCGCGGGCGCCTACCTC contains:
- a CDS encoding HEAT repeat domain-containing protein — protein: MGEIKARVDALIVRLGDLDNGVRLAAIEELSTLDKDHALPALHWAIENELDDAVRNAARDAYQKLSRIKAIETRAANGKAGDRTRSIDRPKVRAVVMEEGAFNPWGSLSFKVGLIAVALLAVWVLLDAGQYGDKTPFLTWWFRIVGGVAFLGLALGIVGVNMRGEHHIPAIIGIVFNGFVVLIFFASVIVPLIRRLLNGSTPT